In Theileria equi strain WA chromosome 3, complete sequence, the genomic window CAAAAGGTTAGAACAAACAATATTATTTTCGCACAAGTTTTCAAATATATCTCgttccttttcatcctttgtAACCATACCCATGTTATTCGAAGCATCATTGACAGTGGTTACACCCTCCATACATTCTAAGTTTGACCTCGAACTCTTGAGATCGTTTTGTAGTTTATCCACACTAATAACAGTTCGAATAGCCAGATGCCCGCACACAAAAATAAGTTGCGATATTTTTCTCAAACTCGTTCCTTGCTCACATTTAAGTATCTCAGTTAAACGTGTTATGATGAATTTTGACCACAACACTTCAGGATCTTTACAATGTGTGAATGTTAGATCAATTACACACTGGCATATTTTAAACCAGACGTCATCCATAGATCCAAAGCAATCTACAAATAGTCCAAAAGCATATTCAGAAAGTTCACTCATTGTAGGAGAAACAGTTGAGTTTGTTAATATTAGGCATAATTCCCCGAATACATCACTATCACACATGATTGACGACTTAAACATGTTCCTAACTACAGAGGCATGTTTATCAAAATTCCTCATAGAATCAAATTCCTCTGTTTTTTTGCCTCTACATGACCATAAAACCAGGCGAACAATCTCAAGAGCAATTATAGGGGTCGAATCACGTCCAATTATGTTGTTTGGAGCCACAGCAATCGTCAACAGGGATGTTACTAATTTATCCATATTAGAAAAATAGGGTGTCTCCTTACCTACATTGACCTCTAAAATTTTTTCTATGGATGCTAAACATCCTAAATTACTGTTTGAAACTAGTTTTATCAGGAGCTTTGCGACGGAAATATAATCATCCGAGTAgaaatatacatttttaaattcgTTTAACACAGCATCTACTACATTTTGGTTTGTAGCCCATGATAATTCCCATATAGATGGTAATATCTCTGTGGCTACTGTTATTCCTAAAAGGTGACAAGTTGCAATATACTTTATAGCCGATTTTTGATCAATTTCCGTTGGAGActtcaacatttttttTGCCATATCGATTGAAGTTATTACATTTTCGGCAATTTCAACAGCTGCTGTGTACATTTCTCTAGCTATTTCTAACTTTTCTTTCAAATTCTTTAGTGCTGTTCCATCTTCAAGCGCACCAAAATCTTGAGTAAGTTCGAATAACGTGTTTTTTCGATCTACTTCGTTATATTCTGAACTTTCCACTTCAGGATTTGTATCTAACATTTCGACTTTTCCAAGTTTGGAGTTAATCATATCAAGCTCTTTTTGGAGTTCCAATACGTTTAGGGAAACAAGAAATTTCTTATTGGTAACATCGCTTATAACTATAGACATGAGTGACAATGCACGCTGTCTAACTTGTGCACCTCTATCCATTAGTCTTGATAAGGCGAGTGAGCAGACAATGTTATACATCCTAATAGGGAGTGCATCGCACTCAATCAAGTCGATTACGATTTTTAACACATACGCTCTAGCATACATATAAGTATCAAATTGCCTTGAAAACACCATATCAAACAATTGTTCTCTCTGTTTGGTACATTCCTTAACAATATCTGAATCACCGTTTTCTGTTTCATCATCTGATTTTGACAGAATAATCAACATCTTAATAGACTCTAGGACTGATTTGCGTAAAGAATATGAAGGGATAGAGAAAAGCTGTTTCATATCTGAAATATTGACAATTATAGCATCTGGAATTTTCTTTGTAACTTTTTCAATAAAGAGTCCAATATTGGTAAATTCTGTTTGGACAGAAGCACTCATTAGTTGATTTGAGCTTGCAGAATGTAATAATGCATTATCTTTGGCGCTGAAAATAGTTTCATTTATAATCATTTTCGGTATTTGTGTATCCTTTACAAGTTCTAGAACATCCACAATTGTTATAGAATGAGGttttttaatttcatcCATAAGCATAGTAATCCATTCAtagttttggatattttctGTGGAATTCTCCGTATTACTTCGTGCTGATTCGCTAAGATTTTGTACAGACGTGGGAGTCGTGCTTTCTTTGGATTCAGTGATTGAGAACtgtattttcatcattctaGCAACGGCTACGTTAATCTTGTCAAATTTATGTTCCAGAGCAATAGTAGCCAACATGGTTTGAAATAACATACGTAGCATAGAAGGATTTGGATAACCATTTCCACTGTATTCACCAGAAAATGGTAGTATCATATTaatttttgtaatattCAGCATAGCCTCAACCAGCTGATTGATAGCTACAGTGTTTATGATGGaatccttcttctttttggAACCTTTACCTCGTTTGTTAGATAACCCTAATGTCAAGGAAgccttttcttcatcttcatttgGTGGATCTAGGGCAATTTTATGGCACATTGAAACCAAAAAGATGATAACATTAATAAGAGAACGCATAATTAAGCCAACTTCTCTAGGTTTAACTGGCAAGTCACCAGATTCATTTGCATCAGTGGGAATGTCAGAATCACTGAACGATAAAATCTTCCTCTCTAGCCCAGAATAGTAGACGTTGTCCAACGTTTCATTAGCAGATGTATAAGGAGTAGGTGGCACGCAATCTACAATACGTTGTATTCTATCACAAAGTGAAGATAAGATTTGGCATAAAGATATTTGATCCTTCTTATCCATATTATGATAGTATCTAATCAGATTAAAGGCTGCATTAAAAACATCTGTGGTCAAAATTTCCAGACAGTTACTAATATCATCTGAAACAATATCAGTTACTGTTTTCATTGCATTCAAAACGTCAGATTCTGTCCAACCTTCCGGATCTTCAGCCTCTGAAGCATCCAGTCTCATAGTATCCTCTGGGCCAGGTGGTCGTAGAACGCCGTGCCAGTCTAGGCTGTCAGATATCTCAAAGTGACGAAGATTCCTAGTTTCTGTATCCATTTTCTGAAGCTATAGCGATATCTTTAGGTAGATATTGAGCGGGATGTAAGTAATGTGTTATACTTCACATTTCTGGCCAATTTACACCAATTATTTCTGATTTTACATAATTCCTGGATAATTAGTAACTTATTATTCTTTGCCTCCCTTAATGTGTATTGGTTGAATTATCATTCACACCCATTAACCCTTTAACTTCATCTTATAACAATTATAATACAAACTT contains:
- a CDS encoding hypothetical protein (encoded by transcript BEWA_006070A), with product MDTETRNLRHFEISDSLDWHGVLRPPGPEDTMRLDASEAEDPEGWTESDVLNAMKTVTDIVSDDISNCLEILTTDVFNAAFNLIRYYHNMDKKDQISLCQILSSLCDRIQRIVDCVPPTPYTSANETLDNVYYSGLERKILSFSDSDIPTDANESGDLPVKPREVGLIMRSLINVIIFLVSMCHKIALDPPNEDEEKASLTLGLSNKRGKGSKKKKDSIINTVAINQLVEAMLNITKINMILPFSGEYSGNGYPNPSMLRMLFQTMLATIALEHKFDKINVAVARMMKIQFSITESKESTTPTSVQNLSESARSNTENSTENIQNYEWITMLMDEIKKPHSITIVDVLELVKDTQIPKMIINETIFSAKDNALLHSASSNQLMSASVQTEFTNIGLFIEKVTKKIPDAIIVNISDMKQLFSIPSYSLRKSVLESIKMLIILSKSDDETENGDSDIVKECTKQREQLFDMVFSRQFDTYMYARAYVLKIVIDLIECDALPIRMYNIVCSLALSRLMDRGAQVRQRALSLMSIVISDVTNKKFLVSLNVLELQKELDMINSKLGKVEMLDTNPEVESSEYNEVDRKNTLFELTQDFGALEDGTALKNLKEKLEIAREMYTAAVEIAENVITSIDMAKKMLKSPTEIDQKSAIKYIATCHLLGITVATEILPSIWELSWATNQNVVDAVLNEFKNVYFYSDDYISVAKLLIKLVSNSNLGCLASIEKILEVNVGKETPYFSNMDKLVTSLLTIAVAPNNIIGRDSTPIIALEIVRLVLWSCRGKKTEEFDSMRNFDKHASVVRNMFKSSIMCDSDVFGELCLILTNSTVSPTMSELSEYAFGLFVDCFGSMDDVWFKICQCVIDLTFTHCKDPEVLWSKFIITRLTEILKCEQGTSLRKISQLIFVCGHLAIRTVISVDKLQNDLKSSRSNLECMEGVTTVNDASNNMGMVTKDEKERDIFENLCENNIVCSNLLGEPILKLIITSLHNPQLFINDSIGSVCKESLVKEISVLKTAVTIAICKYATVSKKFCNAVFTLDSNCTIINVIISLLLNKRLDPDIDAKSLKNIKGTYYYSKESVSSTLRSTLLICYGDLLCRHPNVLEPWNDQAFQLLLDSDEKVRETAVLVFTHLVMNDMVKPKGKLLDGMMFLTLDKVSRISECAKLFFHEIDKKNPNTIYNCFPEMIATLARNKRNQPISRNLKILNMLFNFIKKDKHHESIVEKICTRLQSTDANNKSALCIYINVLLKINYDEKSLTKLNKSLHLLRHLLFESQPLLATIYLIHCKIKSTNIKATKNTESSADQNGEDIVTNQPDSNVIKGLADELMSKINAIFGPGRASYITKATSNANQIIAELEKDQDIPNPDKNLYIQNFGYVTVGADTGFSDYDEDDNLTHLDQQIKQQLTIKDEPKLARLASKSRSIEISTDKEVNVKRPNKRHKKTKK